In the Candidatus Woesearchaeota archaeon genome, AAGGATATCTTATGTCTAAAGCAGGAAATATTTACGCATCAAATATAGCGTCTACAGCTATGATGAAAGCAATAATATCGAACGAAGACCTAAGTTTTCCGGGCTTAGAATATTCTTATTTCATTAACAAATTAAACCTTTTAAAAATAAAGATTCACGGAATAAACAATCAAACAATAGGGGAATCAGGATTCGTTTACGTAATTAATAACACTCAAGGATTTAAGAATAGTCCTGCTTATTCCTGGCAATACGTAAGTAAAGAAGAAAAAATACCTATCGCTGCGATAATACCAATACAAAGAAAAGATTTCACATATCAAATAATTGACGTAACTAACAAAAAAATAATACAATAATTACTAATAAAAAATTACTGATCAAAATATTCATTTTTTCTTAAATAGTCCAATAATTTAAAGAAAACACTTTTCAACTCAAGGAATTATTCAGACCATCCTTTCCAATCTTGCTTATAATCCAATTCATGAATTTCTGCATCTAAAGCATCTATTGCTTTTGCGAATTTCGATTCTAAAGTTTTTTGTTCTTCATATTCAGTAAATAGTTTTAGGAATTTATTGTTTAATGGAGTTGGTAATTCTGTATGTAATAATTTCATTGCTTTTTTTTCTTTCTCAGATTTATCTAATCTTTTAATTTCAGGATGTAATGGTGAATCTCCAGCTTCAATTTCTACAACATCATGATACATTAAAAGTTCATAAACTTTTAATCTGTCTAAATTAAAATTATTTCTAGAAAGAA is a window encoding:
- a CDS encoding HD domain-containing protein, which produces MEDIHKFRIFNKLKTVYRFNSVEDRKESTAEHSWSCLILADFFLSRNNFNLDRLKVYELLMYHDVVEIEAGDSPLHPEIKRLDKSEKEKKAMKLLHTELPTPLNNKFLKLFTEYEEQKTLESKFAKAIDALDAEIHELDYKQDWKGWSE